TAGCCCCACTGGCAGCCGAGCGTCGCCTGGCACGAGTTCGTCCACTCGGTCGTCGAGCAGATGAAGCCGCCGACGGCGGCGCACGTCTGCTCGACCTCACGCGGCGTGACGTTGAACCACGGCAGCTTGCCGGGCACCGAGCACGCGAGCGTCTTGTCGAGCGTCGTGCCCGCAGGAGCGCTCGTGTGATAGCCGTTGCCGCTGCCAGGCGTGATCACGTTGTTCGCGAGATCCGTGATCGCGTTCGGCCGGCTCGCCTCGTAGCTGTAGATCCAGCGGTTCGTGGAGATCCGCGTGACGGCGGGCTTCACGTAGTACGTGGCGTTCGAGCCCTTCGACACGTACGACTCGTCGACGAGCCCGTCGCAGTCGTTGTCCACGCCGTCGCAGGCCTCGGTGCAGCCTCCGGGTAGCGACGCGCAGTCGGCCTTGACCGCGTTGCACGTCGTGGCGTTCAGGCCGTTGCACACGAACGTGCCCGTCGTCCGGCAAGCGCCGTGTCCGGGCGCCGGCAGGCCGTCGTCGCTCGCGCACGGCTTGCCGAAGTTCGGCACGTTCTCGTTGCGGATGCCGTCGCAGTCGTTGTCGAGGTTGTCGCAGACCTCGGTCGCGCCCGAGCAGTAGTTCGGGGCAGGCCCGTTGCAGACGCCCGCCGGGAACGTGCACTGCCACGCGCCCTGCGTGCAGGTGACCGCCACCTGCGTCGTGCACTCCGGCGACGTGGCCGTGACGCTCACGCCGCAGACCTGCACCGGCGTCGGGGCGATGACGCCTTCGTCGATCTGCCCGTCGCAGTCGTCGTCCTCGCCGTTGCAGATCTCCTGGGCCTGCTTGTACTGGCAACTGTACTCGCAGGTGTTGTCACCGTTGAGATCGTAGTAGCCGTTCTCGCAGCCCTGGAAGACGCACATGCCGGTCGTGCACGACCAGATCGAGTGCACCGCGTTCGCGTAGCAGTTGTTGCCGCACGCGCCGCAGTTCGCGACGTCGGTCTGGAGGTTCGGCTGGCCGGTCAGCGTGCCGTCGCAGTTCGAGTCGACGCCGCAGCTATCGACGCTGCTCGACGGCCCCACCGCGTTCTGGCAGGTCTGCACGCCGCCCACGCAGGTGAACGTGCCCGCCTGGCACGGCGACGTCGCGCCCGCGGGAGGCGGAGGCGGCACGTTGCAAGCGCCGAGGTTCAGGTTGTTGTCGACGATCCCGTCGCAGTCGTCGTCGAGGCTGTTGCACGTCTCCGCGCTCGGGCCGATGTAACCCGTGCACGCGCCGCCGCACGCCTGGGTGCCCTTCACGCACTTGCTCAGGCCGCCGTACACGAGGTTCGGCGGCGCGCCGACGGGCACGCATTGCTGGAGCGGGATGCCCTCGTCGACCTGCCCGTCGCAGTCGTCGTCGACCATGTTGCAGCTCTCGTTCGCCGGGTCGATGTTCCCGACACACGTGAGCGCCTGCCCCACGCACTGCAGCGTGCCGAGCTTGCACGGCGCGGTGCTGCTCTGACCACACGCCGAGCCCGCGCCCGCGACGTCGTCGACGAGGCCGTTGCAGTCGTCGTCCACGCCGTTGCACGTCTCGGTCTTCGGCGTGATCTCACCGACGCAGGTCTTCGCGCCGCCGGGCAGGCACTGCTCCACGCCCTTCTGGCAAGGACCGACGTCCGTCAGGCCGCACGTCGCGCCCACGTCGACGGGCATGTCGTCGATCGCGCCGTTGCAGTTGTTGTCCTGCCCGTCGCAGATCTCCGCCTCGGGGTTCACCGCGCCCACGCAGACGAGGTTCCCGTTCTGGCACTGCTGCTTGCCGAACTGGCAGGGGAAGATGTTGCTCAGGCCGCAGGAGTTGCCGGCGTCCGTGGGGCTGTCGTCGACCTGGCCGTCGCAGTCGTCGTCGAGGCCGTTGCAGATCTCCTGGATCTGCCCCTCGAGGATCACGTCCGGCCCGGAGCAGACGACCTTGTTCCCGACGCAGGCCGTCTTGCCGGCGGCCGCGAGCAAACCGCAGATCCCGTCCGGATCACCGAAGCAGTTCTTGCCGATCTGCGGGTCCATCGAGAGATCGTCGGCGTCGTCGATCTTGCCGTCGCAGTCGTTGTCGATGCTGTCGCCGCACCTCTCGACGCCGCCGTTCGTCGGGGTGCACTGGTACTCGCAGCCCGTCGCGACGGAGTTGTCGAGGTCGTACCAGCCCGGGTTGCACTGCGCGATCTTGCACTGCGTGTTCGCCGCCGTGCACGCCTCGCCGGCGCCCGCGGTCGTCTCGCACGCGGGCGTGCCGTTGATGACGACGCAGTTGTTGCCGCACTTGCCGCAGTCCGTCGTGCTCGTGCAGAGGTTGACGTCCTCGTCCTTCACGCCGTCGCAGTCGTCGTCCTTGTTGTTGCACGACGCGTCGTCCGGCGTGTTCTGGATGCAGTAGTACTCGCAGGCCTTGTCGCCATCGAGGTCGTAGTAGCCCGACGCGCAGGTGCCCGTGCACTCGCCCGGCACCGTGCCCGGGTTCGGGCTCGGCACGCAGTTGATGCTCGCGGGATCGTTGTTGAGCAGCTTCGCGAAGCAGTTGTTGTCACACGTGCCGCACGTCGTCTTGCTCTCGAGGTTGATGTTCGGATCGTCGTCGACCGCGCCGTTGCAGTCGTTGTCGAGCCCGTCGCACTTCTCGATGCCACCGTTCGTCGGGACGCACGGGCCGCCGCCGCCCACGCCGCCGCCCGCGCCGCCGCCGCCGTCGACGTTGCAGAACGGGAAGCAGTCCTCGCCTCCTGCCCCGCCCTGACCGCCCGTGCCGCTGCCGCCCGAGCCCGAGCCCGAGCCCGTCGGCGACGAGTCGCCGGCGCATTTGTCCCAGCAGAACGCTTCCGTCGTGCACCCCGCGGTCCCGAGCGCGAGCGCCGAGACCACGAGGGCCGAGAGGACCTTGCCGAGCGAGCTCATCGCGACACCTCCGTACCGCCGCGGCGCCCGGAAGACCGCCTGCGTGCGACGCCGAGCGCGAGCGCAGCGAGCGCCAGCGCGAAGCCACTGTTCCGATCCTGCGCGCCGACGTCGCACGCGCATCCACCGCCGCCCGTGGGCAGGCCCCAGACGCCGTCGTCCGCAGGCGCGCCGCCCGCGCCGGTGCCCGTGGTCGACGTCGGACTGCCGCCGCCGCCCGCGCCGCCGCCGCCTCCTGCGCCGCCGCCGCCGCCCGCGCCGCCGCTGCCGCCCATGCCCTGCGCGCATTCACCGCCCTGGCAAACCTGGCCCATCGGGCAGAGCACGCCCTCGCACGGATCGTTGCCGCAGGTGCCCGTCACCGGATCGCAGACCGAGCCGTCCGGGCAGTTCGGCGACGCGCACTTGTTGTCCACGCACGCCGGAGGCGACTGCGACAGGTCGCAGACCTGCGCCCCGACGCACGCCGGATCGCAGCCCGGGATGCACTGGCCGTCCTTGCACACCTCGCCCGTGCCGCAGCTCTTGTCCGCGCAAGAGTCGACGCACGTGACGTCGGTGAACGTATCGTTCGGCTTGCAGACCTGGCCCATCGGGCAGCTATCGGGCTTGCACGGGTTGTCCACGCACGAGCCCGCGTTGCAGACCTTGCCGCAGCCGACGCAGGGCACGTTGAAGCAGTTGTTCTGCACGCACTTGCCGGCGTTCGGGCCGTAGTTCGTGCAGACCTCGCCCGCGCCGCAGGTCACGCCGTCGCAAGGCTCCTTGCAGCCGGCGATGCCCTTGCACACGCAGACCGGAGGCACGACGCAGTTCGCGTCCGCAGGCGTGCCCGCGGGCGCGCAGAGCGTGTTGCCCATCGCGTCCTTCACGGTCTTCGTCGTGCAGTCGCCGCAGTTGTTGGCGATGCAGAAGTTGCCGAGCGGCATGCCCGTCTCGCTGGAGATGACCTCCTCGCAAGCCTGGCCCGGCGGGCACGGGAACTCGCCGCCCTGGCACGGCGTCGCGCAGGTGCACGCGCTGCCGCTCTTCACGCACGAGTTGCCGGGCGCGCAGATCGCGGCAGCGTTCGGGTCCTGCTCGTCGGTCGTGCCGTCGCAGTCGTTGTCCTCGCAGTCGCAGGCCTCGTCCGTCTGACCCTGGCCGCCGAGGCAAGCGAAGATGCCGTTGAGGCACGCCCACTGCCCCTCCTGGCAGGCGCCGGTGTCGATGCCACAAGCGCCGCCGATGGTCTGCGTCGGATCGAGCGGGTTCGTCGTGCCGTCGATGCCGTCCGGCGCGGGGCCCGCCTCGTCGATGGAGCCGTCGCAGTCGTTGTCGACGCCGTCGCAGATCTCGGGCTGCGGGCCGGTGCCGCCGATGCACGTCTCGCCGCCCATGCCGTCGCACTGCAGGATGCCCGGCTGGCACGCGCCTTTGTCACGCGGGCCCGGGTACTGCATCGTGTCGTACGGCGGCGTGCACGAGCCGCCGACCACGATGCCGTTGTCGACCGTGCTGTCGCAGTCGTCGTCGAGGCCGTTGCACAGCTCCGGCGACGGGGGCACGTCGCCCACGCAGTCGAGGATGCCGCCCGTGCAGTCGATGAGGCCCGGCATGCACTGCCCGACGTCGCTGCCGCAGGAGGCTCCTTCACCCATGAACGAGCCGTCGTCGATCATGCCGTCGCAGTTGTTGTCGAGGCCGTCGCAAGCCTCGGCCTCCGGGCCCTTCGCGTTCACGCAGGCCCAGCCGAGGGCGCCCTGGCAGGCCAGCGTGCCCTTGTTGCAAGGCGGAGCGAGCATGCCGTTGTCGCCGCAGGACGCGCCGGGCGGCGGGCACCACTCGAGGCCGTAGTGGCTGCAGCCGCAGGCGCCGGTCGGATCCGGGATGTTCCAGCAGCCGTTTTGCCCCGCGGCGGGCGCGTCGAAGAGCGGTGCGTCGTCGATCTTGCCGTCGCAGTCGTTGTCGACGCCGTCGCAGACCTCGGCCTGCGCCTGGATGCCGCCCTGACAGACGACCGCGCCGTTCACGCACGCCGTCTGCCCGAGCGAGCAGGGCGGCTGGTTGATGCCACACGGCAGGCCGAGGCCGCCGACGTTGTCGTCGATGACGCCGTCGCAGTCGTTGTCCTTGCCGTCGCAGATCTCGGTCGAGGGGCCGACCTGGCCGATGCACTCGACGCCGTTCGGTCCGCACTGCTGCACGCCGGCGACGCACTCGCCCACGTCCGAGCCGCAGGGCCCGCCCGTGCCGGGCACGTTGTCGACCAGGCCGTCGCAGTTGTTGTCCGCGCTGTCGCACTGCTCGGTCTGCGGACCGACGGGGCCCTGGCAGGCCCAGGCGCCGCTCGAGCAGACGAGCGTGCCGCGGTTGCAGGGCGACGTCAGCGTGCCGTTGCCATTGCAGGTGCCGCCGGAGGGCGGGCACCACTGCAGGTTCTTGAAGACGCAGCAGTTGCCGGGGTTCTGCCAGCAGCCGCTCTGCCCGGCGAGCGGGCCGTCGGCGAGCGGCGCCTCGTCCACGATGCCGTTGCAGTTGTTGTCGACGGCGTCGCAGACCTCGGGCTGCGGGCCCGTCCCGCCCTGACAAACCAGCGCGCCATTGACGCAGGCGAGGGTGCCGGGCGTGCACGGCGGCAGCGCCTGACCGCACTGCGTGCCCACGCCGGCGGCGCCTTCGTCCACCTGGCCGTCGCAGTCGTTGTCGATGCCGTCGCAGACCTCGGCCGACGGGCCCACGAAGCCCGTGCACGTCATGCTGCCGCACGGCCGCGAGCCCTGCTTGCACTGGCTCGTGCC
This DNA window, taken from Polyangium spumosum, encodes the following:
- a CDS encoding MopE-related protein → MSSLGKVLSALVVSALALGTAGCTTEAFCWDKCAGDSSPTGSGSGSGGSGTGGQGGAGGEDCFPFCNVDGGGGAGGGVGGGGPCVPTNGGIEKCDGLDNDCNGAVDDDPNINLESKTTCGTCDNNCFAKLLNNDPASINCVPSPNPGTVPGECTGTCASGYYDLDGDKACEYYCIQNTPDDASCNNKDDDCDGVKDEDVNLCTSTTDCGKCGNNCVVINGTPACETTAGAGEACTAANTQCKIAQCNPGWYDLDNSVATGCEYQCTPTNGGVERCGDSIDNDCDGKIDDADDLSMDPQIGKNCFGDPDGICGLLAAAGKTACVGNKVVCSGPDVILEGQIQEICNGLDDDCDGQVDDSPTDAGNSCGLSNIFPCQFGKQQCQNGNLVCVGAVNPEAEICDGQDNNCNGAIDDMPVDVGATCGLTDVGPCQKGVEQCLPGGAKTCVGEITPKTETCNGVDDDCNGLVDDVAGAGSACGQSSTAPCKLGTLQCVGQALTCVGNIDPANESCNMVDDDCDGQVDEGIPLQQCVPVGAPPNLVYGGLSKCVKGTQACGGACTGYIGPSAETCNSLDDDCDGIVDNNLNLGACNVPPPPPAGATSPCQAGTFTCVGGVQTCQNAVGPSSSVDSCGVDSNCDGTLTGQPNLQTDVANCGACGNNCYANAVHSIWSCTTGMCVFQGCENGYYDLNGDNTCEYSCQYKQAQEICNGEDDDCDGQIDEGVIAPTPVQVCGVSVTATSPECTTQVAVTCTQGAWQCTFPAGVCNGPAPNYCSGATEVCDNLDNDCDGIRNENVPNFGKPCASDDGLPAPGHGACRTTGTFVCNGLNATTCNAVKADCASLPGGCTEACDGVDNDCDGLVDESYVSKGSNATYYVKPAVTRISTNRWIYSYEASRPNAITDLANNVITPGSGNGYHTSAPAGTTLDKTLACSVPGKLPWFNVTPREVEQTCAAVGGFICSTTEWTNSCQATLGCQWGYNPRGAACTSTYTASKFCNIGPSFDFSPGTAGDQDGLLFTGSSSLQNCWADWSNLQGNTTATNKLFDITGNLREITKSATNTYPLMGGAFNTGDAGGATCSFQFYTVDENFKLFDLGFRCCFSANPG
- a CDS encoding MopE-related protein: MALFRQPSKGILTSFAALTGIAAAAAFTPPADAQEAAACLSQNPADWPAPSRPYFMVVSDTSGSMTTCTTPPTAVTVECNSASPGYKLNSCGMIPSRLNDAKCALRQTVQAFAGEVNFGLSTYAGIMSNCSFGAGGVCVSDCGTPNGGTCNPDNYGCTITDLPGGSSKCGNNPNCSSGAGPGTPNFPENTWRNGGNIVVPLPQDPWWGPAAPASNVPELLQWFDGLCNDNKELFADGATPIAGSIRTVAQYLRSGWNPNWSNSNYCASGFGFGANLTTPMNSQDRPCRSVNVIVVTDGDETCDTQSAAENAASDLFNNGITIGGKNWKVPVYVVNFAGGSTANTDAIAFAGGTTKSYTANNEVELAKALASIVGNAAKPEVCNNGDDNCNGCTDEGYKHYCNKGKACCAWSTTAQRNACLTSYTNSITGADPDGNEALLPCTTDAQSTQPANWLCYDPKEICDNVDNNCQDGVDEGQTKCGNPAQCPTTETCDGQDNDCDGLTDENVCPNCVPSPEVCDGCDNDCDGIADDNIPAVPCGEPTPANCQGTQACNPAQPVPQPGQCVAGGGLGVCQNNPIAETCDGIDNDCDGIIDDSVPPTACVPAGTPGGLVYGGTSQCKQGSRPCGSMTCTGFVGPSAEVCDGIDNDCDGQVDEGAAGVGTQCGQALPPCTPGTLACVNGALVCQGGTGPQPEVCDAVDNNCNGIVDEAPLADGPLAGQSGCWQNPGNCCVFKNLQWCPPSGGTCNGNGTLTSPCNRGTLVCSSGAWACQGPVGPQTEQCDSADNNCDGLVDNVPGTGGPCGSDVGECVAGVQQCGPNGVECIGQVGPSTEICDGKDNDCDGVIDDNVGGLGLPCGINQPPCSLGQTACVNGAVVCQGGIQAQAEVCDGVDNDCDGKIDDAPLFDAPAAGQNGCWNIPDPTGACGCSHYGLEWCPPPGASCGDNGMLAPPCNKGTLACQGALGWACVNAKGPEAEACDGLDNNCDGMIDDGSFMGEGASCGSDVGQCMPGLIDCTGGILDCVGDVPPSPELCNGLDDDCDSTVDNGIVVGGSCTPPYDTMQYPGPRDKGACQPGILQCDGMGGETCIGGTGPQPEICDGVDNDCDGSIDEAGPAPDGIDGTTNPLDPTQTIGGACGIDTGACQEGQWACLNGIFACLGGQGQTDEACDCEDNDCDGTTDEQDPNAAAICAPGNSCVKSGSACTCATPCQGGEFPCPPGQACEEVISSETGMPLGNFCIANNCGDCTTKTVKDAMGNTLCAPAGTPADANCVVPPVCVCKGIAGCKEPCDGVTCGAGEVCTNYGPNAGKCVQNNCFNVPCVGCGKVCNAGSCVDNPCKPDSCPMGQVCKPNDTFTDVTCVDSCADKSCGTGEVCKDGQCIPGCDPACVGAQVCDLSQSPPACVDNKCASPNCPDGSVCDPVTGTCGNDPCEGVLCPMGQVCQGGECAQGMGGSGGAGGGGGAGGGGGAGGGGSPTSTTGTGAGGAPADDGVWGLPTGGGGCACDVGAQDRNSGFALALAALALGVARRRSSGRRGGTEVSR